Proteins found in one bacterium genomic segment:
- a CDS encoding RsmE family RNA methyltransferase, whose translation MSLPTFYINPSGIAEGSAILDGDELRHARTTLRLKPDDKARIVDGEGTLYEARFRTMGKDEAVLDIVSSTKEPAPAFSLTVAMGVVQGDRFDWALQKGTELGVTRFIPLLTERTDIRPGAQWKRLPRLKRVIASACKQCGRAQFPSITEPTAIENLGVSYYDRAVLFWEEEGRSLALDASDVKRPGSCLMIIGPVGGLTASEAEMLKGKGAIAAGLGPRVLRTETAVTAGVTLLQYLWGDLGS comes from the coding sequence ATGTCTCTGCCTACCTTCTACATCAATCCATCCGGAATCGCCGAAGGTTCCGCGATCCTGGATGGCGACGAACTTCGCCACGCGAGAACGACCCTCAGGCTGAAACCCGACGATAAAGCCAGGATTGTGGACGGCGAGGGGACCCTCTACGAGGCCCGCTTCAGGACCATGGGAAAGGATGAGGCCGTCCTGGATATCGTCTCTTCAACAAAGGAGCCCGCGCCTGCCTTCTCCCTGACGGTGGCCATGGGTGTTGTCCAGGGTGACCGGTTCGACTGGGCCCTTCAGAAAGGGACGGAACTGGGAGTCACCCGGTTCATCCCCCTCCTCACCGAGCGGACCGATATCAGGCCCGGTGCGCAGTGGAAAAGGCTCCCAAGGCTGAAGAGGGTGATCGCGTCCGCCTGCAAGCAGTGCGGCCGCGCACAATTTCCGTCCATCACTGAACCGACGGCTATCGAGAACCTTGGTGTCAGCTACTACGACCGGGCGGTCCTTTTCTGGGAAGAGGAAGGCCGGTCCCTTGCCCTTGACGCGTCCGATGTTAAACGTCCAGGATCGTGCCTCATGATCATCGGGCCGGTAGGGGGGCTGACTGCCTCGGAAGCGGAGATGTTGAAAGGGAAGGGAGCGATCGCCGCCGGGCTCGGGCCGAGGGTCCTGCGCACCGAGACGGCCGTGACCGCCGGGGTGACCCTGCTGCAGTATCTGTGGGGGGATCTTGGATCTTGA
- a CDS encoding endonuclease III domain-containing protein → MTNNSILTHIFTRLLTTYGHQDWWPADTPFEMMAGAILTQNTSWAGVEKAVAGLKESCDMTPKAFLSLTREKLEEIIRPSGYFRQKAERLQNLCLFLIREYRGDLDFLQAADTRKLRLQFLDLKGIGPETADSILLYALERPVFVVDAYTLRLFARLGLCGEKAKYHEVQALFMDNLEPDPALFNEYHALIVTHCKRICSKRAPLCGECSLNTVCAFDLKSQPSNLRNDLDLQNRKVHLR, encoded by the coding sequence ATGACAAATAACTCTATCCTGACACATATTTTTACCCGACTCCTGACCACGTACGGACATCAGGACTGGTGGCCCGCCGATACCCCTTTCGAAATGATGGCAGGCGCCATCCTGACCCAGAACACATCCTGGGCCGGCGTCGAAAAGGCCGTCGCAGGCCTCAAGGAGTCCTGCGACATGACTCCGAAAGCTTTTCTCTCACTGACGAGAGAAAAGCTGGAGGAGATCATCCGCCCGAGCGGTTATTTCCGTCAAAAGGCTGAAAGACTTCAAAATCTCTGTCTGTTCCTCATCCGGGAATACAGGGGGGACCTGGATTTTTTGCAGGCCGCCGATACCCGGAAACTGCGGCTGCAGTTTCTCGATCTGAAAGGCATCGGCCCGGAGACGGCCGACTCGATCCTGCTTTACGCCCTGGAAAGGCCTGTGTTCGTCGTGGATGCGTACACTCTGAGGCTTTTCGCCCGGCTGGGGCTTTGCGGTGAGAAGGCGAAGTACCATGAGGTCCAGGCCCTGTTCATGGACAACCTCGAGCCCGACCCAGCCCTTTTCAACGAGTACCACGCGCTGATCGTTACTCATTGCAAGCGCATCTGTTCAAAACGGGCGCCACTGTGTGGGGAGTGCAGCCTGAATACGGTTTGCGCTTTTGATCTCAAATCGCAGCCCTCAAATCTCAGAAACGATCTTGACCTGCAAAACCGAAAAGTACACTTACGATGA
- a CDS encoding ABC transporter permease → MREFAGPRQPVMARKGGRLLPDLTWRVVTVWYRDAKVWSTFYKASLIGNLGEPLLYLVAMGWGLGRMVGTVDGVPYIQFLAPGLVCSAAMYSATFECTFGAFTRMTRQKTYDAIMATPVALDEIVAGEVLWGATKGFLSGGSMLLVMALFGLVHSPWAVLALGLSFLIGLLFAALSMIVTAKSPSYDFFSYYFTLAIAPMFLFSGIFFPIGNLPHWARTVSWFLPLSHGVDASRSLFSGRVGWELTGELAWLAVFSLVAFSFAVRGVRKRLVQ, encoded by the coding sequence ATGAGGGAGTTCGCCGGGCCGAGGCAGCCCGTGATGGCCAGGAAGGGCGGCCGCCTCCTGCCCGATCTGACATGGAGAGTGGTGACCGTCTGGTACCGCGACGCGAAAGTGTGGTCCACCTTCTACAAGGCCAGCCTCATCGGAAACCTGGGTGAGCCGCTCCTTTACCTCGTGGCCATGGGGTGGGGACTGGGCCGCATGGTCGGGACGGTGGACGGCGTTCCGTATATCCAGTTTCTTGCTCCGGGGCTGGTGTGTTCCGCCGCCATGTACTCAGCCACTTTCGAGTGCACCTTCGGGGCGTTCACCCGGATGACCCGCCAGAAGACCTACGACGCCATCATGGCTACCCCGGTGGCGTTAGACGAGATCGTGGCCGGGGAGGTTCTCTGGGGGGCGACCAAGGGGTTTCTGTCCGGCGGGTCCATGCTCCTGGTCATGGCCCTGTTCGGGCTCGTCCACAGTCCGTGGGCTGTGCTGGCCCTTGGCCTGTCTTTCCTCATTGGTCTGCTCTTCGCGGCCTTGTCCATGATCGTCACGGCGAAGTCCCCCTCCTACGACTTCTTCTCCTACTACTTCACCCTGGCCATCGCCCCCATGTTCCTGTTCTCGGGCATCTTCTTCCCCATCGGGAACCTGCCCCACTGGGCGCGGACAGTGTCGTGGTTCCTTCCCTTAAGCCACGGCGTTGACGCCAGCCGTTCCCTTTTCTCCGGCCGGGTGGGATGGGAGCTTACGGGCGAACTCGCCTGGCTGGCGGTTTTTTCCCTGGTTGCCTTCTCTTTCGCCGTCCGGGGGGTCAGAAAGAGATTAGTGCAGTAA
- a CDS encoding RDD family protein, giving the protein MATSTCPSCGAPDDGANVCATCLQPFDRSVRPDSPQAASPRQEGAGQSETGDAPVQTPDPPVLQPAGFFRRFFAFALDWIVLSILADIVRFAYRFGGDSRSDMVSMDAAMGLSAILFFLYFTLFTAGGGQTLGKMVMGVRVVRMDGKDLSYGMAFLRAFGYIISSFFFCLGFLWAIWDRRKQAWHDKIAGTIVIKT; this is encoded by the coding sequence ATGGCAACGAGTACCTGTCCTTCCTGCGGCGCGCCCGATGACGGCGCTAATGTCTGTGCAACCTGCCTGCAGCCCTTCGACCGTTCAGTCCGGCCGGACTCACCGCAGGCGGCAAGCCCGCGGCAGGAAGGGGCAGGGCAGTCGGAAACCGGTGATGCCCCGGTCCAGACACCCGATCCACCCGTTTTACAGCCAGCAGGTTTTTTCCGCCGGTTTTTTGCCTTCGCGCTGGACTGGATCGTCCTCAGCATCCTGGCCGATATCGTCCGGTTCGCCTACAGGTTCGGCGGAGACTCCCGGAGCGACATGGTGAGCATGGATGCCGCCATGGGCCTTTCAGCGATCCTGTTCTTCCTTTATTTCACGCTCTTCACTGCCGGGGGCGGGCAGACCCTCGGCAAGATGGTGATGGGGGTCAGGGTGGTCCGCATGGACGGGAAAGATCTGTCCTACGGCATGGCCTTCCTGAGGGCCTTCGGGTATATCATCAGCTCCTTCTTCTTCTGCCTGGGTTTCCTGTGGGCCATCTGGGACCGGAGAAAACAGGCCTGGCACGACAAGATCGCGGGAACGATCGTAATTAAGACCTGA
- a CDS encoding ATP-binding cassette domain-containing protein translates to MSIVLSATDLTKRFGSFTAVDGISFAVERGQCFGFLGPNGAGKTTTMRMVTNHLPVSEGSLSVLGMEVMANARKVKARIGVVPQDNNLDTDLKVLDNLLVYSRYHGIPMKEARRRALELLDFFMLGEHAQSPIEQLSGGMQRRLLIVRGLINEPELLILDEPTTGLDPQARHLIWQKLRTLQAQGVTLLLTTHYMDEAQQLCDRLVIIDHGKILVEGSPSVLIAEHAGKEVVEVRLMAGETREKCLDAIGGVVPEGAVVECSADTVYIYSAGAAGILARLTIGADRTVLHRKASLEDVFLRMTGRELRE, encoded by the coding sequence ATGTCCATCGTCTTATCCGCGACAGACCTGACCAAGCGCTTCGGCTCCTTCACCGCTGTGGACGGGATATCGTTCGCCGTGGAAAGGGGGCAGTGCTTCGGGTTCCTGGGGCCCAACGGCGCCGGGAAGACCACCACCATGCGCATGGTCACGAACCACCTGCCTGTATCGGAAGGGTCCCTTTCGGTCCTGGGAATGGAGGTGATGGCCAACGCCCGCAAGGTCAAGGCGCGCATAGGGGTGGTCCCCCAGGACAACAATCTGGATACAGATCTGAAGGTCCTCGACAACCTCCTGGTGTATTCCCGTTACCACGGGATCCCCATGAAAGAGGCCCGCCGGAGAGCCCTCGAGCTCCTGGACTTTTTCATGCTCGGCGAGCACGCCCAAAGCCCCATCGAGCAGCTGTCCGGGGGGATGCAGCGGCGGCTTCTCATCGTCCGCGGCCTTATCAACGAGCCGGAGCTCCTCATCCTGGACGAGCCGACCACCGGCCTGGACCCCCAGGCCCGCCACCTCATCTGGCAGAAGCTGAGAACCCTCCAGGCCCAGGGTGTGACGCTGCTCCTCACCACCCACTACATGGACGAGGCCCAGCAGCTGTGCGACCGCCTGGTGATCATCGACCACGGCAAGATCCTCGTGGAAGGGTCCCCGTCCGTACTCATCGCCGAGCACGCGGGCAAAGAGGTCGTGGAAGTCCGCCTGATGGCGGGAGAGACCAGAGAGAAGTGCCTTGACGCTATCGGCGGAGTCGTGCCTGAGGGCGCCGTGGTGGAGTGCTCGGCGGACACGGTCTACATCTACTCGGCAGGCGCTGCCGGGATCCTGGCGCGGCTCACCATAGGCGCTGACCGGACTGTCCTTCACAGGAAGGCCAGCCTTGAGGATGTTTTCCTTCGGATGACGGGAAGGGAGCTGCGGGAATGA